The DNA segment CCTGCGCGACTGGTCCGACGAGACCGAGAACGGCGATCGCGACGACCTCACCCCGGGCGTCTCCGACCGGGCATGGGCGCAGGTGTCGGTGTCCTCGCGGGAGTGCCTGGGTGCGTCGAAGTGCGCCTACGGCGCCGAGTGCTTCGCGGAGATGGCCCGTGAGCGGGCCAAGCTCGCCGAGATCGTCGTCACGAACCATGCGCTGCTGGCCATCGACGCCATCGAGGGTGCCCCGGTGCTGCCGCAGCACGAGGTGCTCATCGTGGACGAGGCGCACGAACTCGTCTCCCGGGTCACCGGCGTCGCCACCGGCGAACTCACTCCCGGCCAGGTCAACCGTGCCGTGCGCCGGGCGGCGAAGCTCGTCGACGAGAAGGCCGCCGACCAGCTCCAGACCGCCGCCGAGGGCTTCGAGCGGCTGATGGAGCTGGCCCTGCCGGGCCGCCTGGAGGAGATCCCGGAGGATCTCGGTTACGCGCTGATGGCGCTGCGTGACGCGGCCCGCACGGTCGTCTCCGCGCTCGGCACCACCCGCGACAAGTCCGTCCAGGACGAGGACGCGGTCCGCAAGCAGGCGCTGGCCTCGGTGGAGACGGTGCACGACGTGGCGGAGCGGGTGCTGAACGGCTCGGAGTGGGACGTCGTCTGGTACGAGCGCCACGACCGCTTCGGCGCCTCCCTGCGCGTCGCCCCCATGTCGGTCTCCGGGCTGCTCAGGGAGAAGCTCTTCGCCGACCGCAGCGTGGTCCTCGCCTCGGCCACGCTCAAGCTGGGCGGCGACTTCAACGGCGTCGGCGCCTCGCTGGGCCTCGGCCCCGAGGGCGTGGAGGGCGACGACCTGCCGCAGTGGACGGGCATCGACGTCGGCTCGCCGTTCGACTACCCCAAGCAGGGCATCCTGTACGTCGCCAAGCACCTCGCGCGCCCCGCACGGGACGGCGACCGCACCGACATGCTCGACGAACTGACCGAGCTGATCCAGGCCGCCGGCGGCCGCACGCTCGGACTGTTCTCCTCCATGCGGGCCGCCCAGCTCGCCGCGGAGGAGCTGCGCTCCCGGATCCCCGAGTTCCCGATCCTGCTCCAGGGCGAGGAGACGCTCGGCGAGCTGATCAAGAACTTCGCGGCCGACCCCCGGACCTGCCTCTTCGGCACGCTGTCGCTGTGGCAGGGCGTCGACGTCCCGGGCCCCAGCTGCCAGCTGGTGGTCATGGACAAGATCCCGTTCCCGCGCCCCGACGACCCGCTGATGAGCGCCCGCCAGAAGGCGGTGGAGGACGCCGGCGGCAACGGCTTCATGGCGGTCGCCGCCACCCATGCCGCGCTGCTCATGGCGCAGGGCGCCGGCCGTCTCGTACGGGCGTCCGGAGACCGTGGCGTGGTCGCCGTGCTGGACCAGCGGCTGGCCACCGCGCGCTACGGCGGGTACCTGAAGACGTCACTGCCCGACTTCTGGTACACCACGGACCGTAACCAGGTGCGCAGGTCGCTCGCCGCGATCGACGCCGTGGCGAAGCAGACGGAGCAGGCGGAGTAGCCGGAGTCGGGGAGACCCGCAGCTGGTCCGTCGGTCCGTCGGTCCGGGTGCGGGTCGGGCGGTGGTCGCGGGCCGGGAGCCACACGCACAGGACCCCGGAACCGGCGCAGGGGTTCCGGGGTCCGGTCAGGGGGAGCCGGTCGGCTCGCCCGCCGCGGTCGTCAGACGCGGCGCAGCACGGCGACGACCTTGCCCAGGATGGTCGCGTCGTCGCCGGGGATGGGCTCGTAGGCCGAGTTGTGCGGGAGGAGCCAGACATGGCCGTCCTCGCGCTTGAAGCGCTTGACCGTGGCCTCGCCGTCGAGCATGGCGGCCACGATGTCGCCGTTCTCGGCGACCGGCTGGCGGCGGACGGTGACCCAGTCACCGTCACAGATCGCGGCCTCGATCATGGAGTCGCCGACGACCTTGAGTACGAACAGCTCGCCGTCACCCACGAGCTGCCGGGGGAGGGGGAAGACGTCCTCGACCGACTCCTCGGCGAGGATCGGGCCACCGGCCGCGATACGGCCGACGAGCGGGACGTACGACGCGGCGGGCTTGCCGGCCGTGTCCGTGGGCTGGACGGTCACGGCCTGGTCCGAGCCGCGCACCTCGTACGCGCGAGGGCGGTGCGGGTCGCGGCGCAGGAAGCCCTTGCGCTCCAGCGCCATCAGCTGGTGCGCGACCGAGGAGGTGCTGGAGAGGCCGACGGCCTGGCCGATCTCCCGCATCGACGGCGGGTAGCCGCGTCGCTGCACGGAGTCCCTGATGACCTCGATCACCCGGCGCTGGCGGTCGGTCAGCCCCGAGCTGTCCGCCCGGATGCCTGGAGGTCGGCCCGGCAGGGAGCGCTTGTGCCCCTCGGGATTCGTGGCTTCATTCATCGCATGTACCGGCTCGACTCGGCCCTGGACGCGGTCCTGGGCGGTGATGGTGGCACTGTCTGCGGTGGTGGTCACGTCAGCCCCTCTCGATGGTCTCCCTGCTGGACAACGGTAGTTGCTTTCGAAAGGTTGCGCCAAACACACGTTCGAGTGAAAAAGTGCGATTCGCCTGACGTGATCATGCGTCCGGGTGTATGGCTTATGTGACCTCTGGTGGGCAAAAGCGCCCATTGTTGTACTCTTCACCGCTGGGGTGGACGGCCTCATGGGCCACGCCCAGTCTGCCATCCGGGAGCCCGCCCGCCGGGAGCCGGACCCCGTCCGTGTCGGAGCGCCATGCGTCCTCCGCGTGGCGACCACGGTATCCCCGTGGGGTCGGCGGGGGCGTGCACGAGCGTCCGCGTGTCCGGCCGTGGCGCCCCGCAGGTGCCGGGGTCTGCTGCTTCGTGGCCGTCCGCGGCCGTCCGTGGCGGTCGGCGACTCGCCCGGCGTCCTGCTCCATACCGTGCTCCACGGCGTTTTCCCCGCCGACACGCGAGCCCGCCTCGCCGTTTGAGTCAATCCCTACATCTAGTGGTTGTATGGCTACAGCGGCCCACAAGTTGTGTTTCGGGCGAGCCCCTGGGTCTTCGGGGCCTCCGCGATCGCCTATGCTTAGGGCTGCTTCGAGGGGCCCGTGAGGCCCGGCGAGGCCATCGAGTCTGCTGTGAGGAGGGTTGGAGACCATGCACTGCCCCTTCTGCAGGCACCCCGACAGCCGCGTGGTCGACAGCCGTACGACCGACGACGGCACGTCGATCCGCAGGCGCCGCCAGTGTCCCGACTGCTCCCGTCGTTTCACGACCGTGGAGACGTGCTCGCTCATGGTGGTCAAGCGGTCCGGAGTCACCGAGCCCTTCAGTCGTACGAAGGTCATCAACGGCGTGCGCAAGGCATGCCAGGGACGGCCCGTCACCGAGGACGCGCTCGCCCAGCTCGGCCAGCGGGTCGAGGAGGCGGTGCGCGCCACCGGCAGTGCCGAGCTGACGACCCACGACGTGGGTCTGGCCATACTCGGTCCGCTGCAGGAGCTCGACCTCGTCGCGTACCTGCGATTCGCCTCCGTCTACCGGGCGTTCGACTCGCTCGAGGACTTCGAGGCCGCCATCTCGGAGCTGAGGGAAACGGCAAGAGGCCCCGTCGCCGACGACGAAGACGCGCACACGGGGAGCCAGAAAGACGAACGCGGGCCCGGGCGGACCACTCAGGTCCCGGTGCCCGCGCACGCCGCCGACTGACCGGGGGCCGGAGAACGGGCGAAAGCCCGGGTTCCGGCCGGCGGACGGCGAATCCAAGACCTGTCGCGGGCGGCGTTCCAGGGCGCGCGCGACACAAGACAGAACACCGTGCCACGGGAACAAACGGGGCACTTCTGGGCGTTTTTGCCCGTACAGGGAGGCGGCATGACAGAGACGGCGAGCGGTCCGGCACGAGGTTCCCGCGCCAAGGGCACCAAGGCCACCAAGGGACTGCGCATCGAGCGCATCCACACGACCCCCGGCGTGCACCCGTACGACGAGGTCGAATGGGCGCGTCGTGACGTCGTCATGACCAACTGGCGCGACGGCTCGGTCAACTTCGAGCAGCGTGGCGTCGAGTTCCCCGACTTCTGGTCGGTGAACGCGGTCAACATCGTCACCAGCAAGTACTTCCGCGGTGCTGTCGGCACGCCGCAGCGCGAGGTCAGCCTCAGGCAGCTGATCGACCGCATCGTGAAGACGTACCGCAAGGCCGGCGAGGACTTCAAGTACTTCTCCTCTCCCGCGGACGCCGAGATCTTCGAGCACGAGCTGGCATACGCCCTCCTGCACCAGATCTTCAGCTTCAACAGCCCCGTCTGGTTCAACGTCGGCACCCCGCAGCCCCAGCAGGTCTCCGCCTGCTTCATCCTGGCCGTCGACGACTCCATGGAGTCGATCCTCGACTGGTACAAGGAAGAGGGCATGATCTTCAAGGGCGGCTCCGGTGCCGGCCTGAACCTCTCCCGGATCCGTTCCTCCAAGGAACTGCTGTCCTCCGGCGGCAACGCCTCCGGACCGGTCTCCTTCATGCGCGGCGCCGACGCCTCCGCCGGCACCATCAAGTCCGGTGGTGCCACCCGCCGCGCCGCCAAGATGGTCGTTCTCGACGTCGACCACCCCGACATCGAGGACTTCATCCAGACCAAGGTCAGCGAGGAGGAGAAGATCCGCGTCCTGCGTGACGCGGGCTTCGACATGGACCTGGGCGGCGACGACATCACGTCCGTCCAGTACCAGAACGCCAACAACTCGGTCCGCGTGAACGACGAGTTCATGACGGCGGTCGAGAGCAGCGGCAAGTTCGGCCTGCGTGCCCGCATGACCGGTGAGGTCATCGAGGAGGTCGACGCCAAGGCGCTCTTCCGCAAGATCGCCGAGGCCGCCTGGGCCTGCGCCGACCCGGGTATCCAGTACGACGACACCATCAACAACTGGCACACCTGCCCCGAGTCCGGCCGGATCACCGCGTCGAACCCGTGCAGCGAGTACATGCACCTGGACAACACGTCCTGCAACCTGGCCTCGCTGAACCTGATGAAGTTCCTCAAGGACGACGGCAAGGGCAACCAGTCGTTCGAGACCGAGCGCTTCCAGAAGGTCGTCGAGCTGGTCATCACCGCGATGGACATCTCGATCTGCTTCGCCGACTTCCCGACCGAGAAGATCGGCGAGAACACGCGAGCCTTCCGTCAGCTGGGCATCGGCTACGCCAACCTCGGCGCCCTGCTGATGGCCACCGGCCACGCGTACGACTCCGACGGCGGCCGCACCCTGGCCGGCGCCATCACCTCCCTGATGACGGGTACGGCCTACCGCCGCTCCGCCGAGCTGGCCGCGGTCGTCGGCACCTACGACGGCTACGCCCGCAACGCCGACGCCCACAAGCGCGTCATGAAGCAGCACTCCGACGCCAACGGCACGGCCGCCCGCACGGACGACCTCGACAGCCCGGTCTGGGCCGCCGCCACGGAGGCCTGGCAGGACGTCGTCCGCCTCGGCGAGCAGAACGGTTTCCGTAACTCCCAGGCGTCCGTCCTCGCCCCGACCGGCACCATCGGTCTGGCGATGTCCTGCGACACCACCGGTGTCGAGCCCGACCTCGCGCTGGTGAAGTTCAAGAAGCTCGTCGGCGGCGGCTCGATGCAGATCGTCAACGGCACCGTCCCGCAGGCCCTGCGCCGCCTGGGTTACCAGGAGGAGCAGATCGAGGCGATCGTCGCCCACATCGCCGAGCACGGCAATGTGATCGACGCCCCCGGCCTCAAGACCGAGCACTACGAGGTGTTCGACTGCGCCATGGGCGAGCGCGCCATCTCCCCGATGGGCCACGTCCGCATGATGGCCGCGATCCAGCCCTGGATCTCCGGTGCCATCTCCAAGACGGTCAACATGCCGGAGACGGCGACCGTCGAGGAGGTCGAGGAGATCTACTACGAGGCCTGGAAGCTCGGCGTCAAGGCGCTCGCGATCTACCGCGACAACTGCAAGGTCGGCCAGCCGCTCTCCGCCAAGAAGAAGGAGGCGGAGAAGGTCGAGGTCACCGCGAAGTCCGAGGCGACGATCCGCGAGGCCGTCGAGAAG comes from the Streptomyces sp. NBC_00820 genome and includes:
- a CDS encoding ATP-dependent DNA helicase encodes the protein MTKPSLPELLHAAVAAVGGTERPGQVTMAEAVAEAIDDGSHLLVQAGTGTGKSLGYLVPALAHGERVVVATATLALQRQLVERDLPRTVDALHPLLRRRPEFAMLKGRSNYLCLHRLHEGMPQDEEEGLFDQFEAAAPTSKLGQDLLRLRDWSDETENGDRDDLTPGVSDRAWAQVSVSSRECLGASKCAYGAECFAEMARERAKLAEIVVTNHALLAIDAIEGAPVLPQHEVLIVDEAHELVSRVTGVATGELTPGQVNRAVRRAAKLVDEKAADQLQTAAEGFERLMELALPGRLEEIPEDLGYALMALRDAARTVVSALGTTRDKSVQDEDAVRKQALASVETVHDVAERVLNGSEWDVVWYERHDRFGASLRVAPMSVSGLLREKLFADRSVVLASATLKLGGDFNGVGASLGLGPEGVEGDDLPQWTGIDVGSPFDYPKQGILYVAKHLARPARDGDRTDMLDELTELIQAAGGRTLGLFSSMRAAQLAAEELRSRIPEFPILLQGEETLGELIKNFAADPRTCLFGTLSLWQGVDVPGPSCQLVVMDKIPFPRPDDPLMSARQKAVEDAGGNGFMAVAATHAALLMAQGAGRLVRASGDRGVVAVLDQRLATARYGGYLKTSLPDFWYTTDRNQVRRSLAAIDAVAKQTEQAE
- the lexA gene encoding transcriptional repressor LexA is translated as MTTTADSATITAQDRVQGRVEPVHAMNEATNPEGHKRSLPGRPPGIRADSSGLTDRQRRVIEVIRDSVQRRGYPPSMREIGQAVGLSSTSSVAHQLMALERKGFLRRDPHRPRAYEVRGSDQAVTVQPTDTAGKPAASYVPLVGRIAAGGPILAEESVEDVFPLPRQLVGDGELFVLKVVGDSMIEAAICDGDWVTVRRQPVAENGDIVAAMLDGEATVKRFKREDGHVWLLPHNSAYEPIPGDDATILGKVVAVLRRV
- the nrdR gene encoding transcriptional regulator NrdR, with the protein product MHCPFCRHPDSRVVDSRTTDDGTSIRRRRQCPDCSRRFTTVETCSLMVVKRSGVTEPFSRTKVINGVRKACQGRPVTEDALAQLGQRVEEAVRATGSAELTTHDVGLAILGPLQELDLVAYLRFASVYRAFDSLEDFEAAISELRETARGPVADDEDAHTGSQKDERGPGRTTQVPVPAHAAD
- a CDS encoding vitamin B12-dependent ribonucleotide reductase, which translates into the protein MTETASGPARGSRAKGTKATKGLRIERIHTTPGVHPYDEVEWARRDVVMTNWRDGSVNFEQRGVEFPDFWSVNAVNIVTSKYFRGAVGTPQREVSLRQLIDRIVKTYRKAGEDFKYFSSPADAEIFEHELAYALLHQIFSFNSPVWFNVGTPQPQQVSACFILAVDDSMESILDWYKEEGMIFKGGSGAGLNLSRIRSSKELLSSGGNASGPVSFMRGADASAGTIKSGGATRRAAKMVVLDVDHPDIEDFIQTKVSEEEKIRVLRDAGFDMDLGGDDITSVQYQNANNSVRVNDEFMTAVESSGKFGLRARMTGEVIEEVDAKALFRKIAEAAWACADPGIQYDDTINNWHTCPESGRITASNPCSEYMHLDNTSCNLASLNLMKFLKDDGKGNQSFETERFQKVVELVITAMDISICFADFPTEKIGENTRAFRQLGIGYANLGALLMATGHAYDSDGGRTLAGAITSLMTGTAYRRSAELAAVVGTYDGYARNADAHKRVMKQHSDANGTAARTDDLDSPVWAAATEAWQDVVRLGEQNGFRNSQASVLAPTGTIGLAMSCDTTGVEPDLALVKFKKLVGGGSMQIVNGTVPQALRRLGYQEEQIEAIVAHIAEHGNVIDAPGLKTEHYEVFDCAMGERAISPMGHVRMMAAIQPWISGAISKTVNMPETATVEEVEEIYYEAWKLGVKALAIYRDNCKVGQPLSAKKKEAEKVEVTAKSEATIREAVEKVVEYRPVRKRLPKGRPGITTSFTVGGAEGYMTANSYPDDGLGEVFLKMSKQGSTLAGMMDAFSIAVSVGLQYGVPLETYVSKFTNMRFEPAGMTDDPDVRMAQSIVDYIFRRLALDFLPFETRSALGIHSAEERQRHLETGSYEPADDEVDVEGLAQSAPRQTELKAVAAPKAEPEVANALPKQAHTSAELVEMQLGIQADAPLCFSCGTKMQRAGSCYICEGCGSTSGCS